One genomic segment of Desulforamulus reducens MI-1 includes these proteins:
- a CDS encoding ferredoxin family protein: protein MQGQISKKLKHLKGETNIDDKLYLNRWKPDHQSHLVIKDPTVCAEKCAGKDCTFFCPARVYEWRDDRISVGHEGCLECGACRIACPHGNIGWRYPRGGYGVQFRLA, encoded by the coding sequence ATGCAAGGGCAAATAAGCAAAAAGCTAAAACATCTCAAGGGTGAAACCAACATCGACGACAAATTATATTTAAACCGTTGGAAGCCGGATCACCAGTCCCATCTTGTAATCAAAGATCCTACTGTATGTGCGGAAAAATGTGCAGGCAAGGACTGTACATTTTTCTGCCCTGCTAGGGTTTATGAGTGGAGAGATGACCGAATTAGTGTGGGGCATGAAGGATGTCTGGAGTGTGGTGCCTGCCGCATAGCCTGCCCCCATGGCAATATCGGGTGGCGTTATCCCCGGGGCGGTTACGGGGTGCAGTTTAGATTAGCTTGA
- a CDS encoding DUF917 domain-containing protein → MAEILIVQDILPLSLGSILLGSGGGGNAFILSTTLENYLGKHKSQVEVIPYHQLPDNYTVASIGLLGSPELMEENLPDGSEGERAIELLEKNINRKIDALFALEGAGINILYPVLVAARTGIPLVDGDGMGRAFPELQMTTFHIYGQPSTPSALTNSEGKENLLFYKDHFLHYYNIRKTLVEYGGVGYFAGLAMNGQEMKEAIIPGTLSFALEMGQALKNNHYQEAFWRLQYITKNSIYGQAIELFIGTVVEFGNIATLKLKSIILKGINQYQDDTFQVLVENENAFAYHNEKMVAMVPDIISFLEYPSGQPINNNEIYTGRQIAVIGIPCPNQLRTREALAVIGPSTFGYKTQYEPLEQLHPNYYFNNGV, encoded by the coding sequence ATGGCCGAAATCCTCATTGTTCAAGATATTTTACCATTATCCCTGGGCAGCATTCTGTTGGGTTCCGGCGGTGGTGGCAATGCCTTTATTTTGAGTACAACCTTGGAGAATTACTTGGGAAAGCACAAGTCTCAAGTTGAAGTAATCCCCTACCATCAATTGCCGGACAACTATACCGTTGCTTCCATTGGTTTACTTGGTTCCCCCGAACTAATGGAAGAAAACCTGCCGGATGGCAGCGAAGGAGAACGGGCCATTGAACTTCTGGAAAAAAATATTAACCGTAAAATCGATGCCCTCTTTGCTCTGGAAGGGGCTGGCATCAATATCCTCTATCCTGTACTGGTGGCCGCCAGAACCGGTATCCCTTTGGTTGACGGTGATGGCATGGGACGGGCTTTCCCGGAATTACAGATGACCACTTTCCACATCTACGGTCAACCCAGTACCCCTTCTGCCCTTACCAATTCGGAAGGCAAAGAGAATTTATTGTTTTATAAGGATCATTTTTTACATTACTACAATATTCGAAAAACTCTGGTGGAATATGGTGGCGTAGGATACTTCGCCGGTCTTGCTATGAACGGACAAGAAATGAAAGAAGCCATCATTCCAGGCACCCTTTCCTTTGCCCTGGAAATGGGCCAGGCATTAAAAAACAATCATTATCAAGAGGCTTTCTGGCGCCTGCAATATATTACCAAAAACTCCATTTATGGACAAGCCATTGAACTCTTCATCGGCACCGTAGTAGAATTCGGTAACATTGCTACACTAAAGTTAAAATCCATTATTCTTAAGGGAATTAACCAATATCAGGACGATACCTTTCAAGTGCTGGTTGAAAACGAAAATGCATTTGCCTATCACAATGAAAAGATGGTGGCCATGGTGCCGGACATTATTTCCTTTTTGGAATATCCCTCGGGGCAACCCATCAATAATAATGAGATTTACACCGGCAGGCAAATCGCTGTGATCGGTATTCCCTGTCCCAACCAACTGCGTACCAGAGAGGCCCTGGCAGTAATTGGTCCATCTACCTTTGGATATAAGACCCAGTACGAGCCCTTGGAGCAATTGCATCCAAATTATTATTTCAACAACGGGGTTTAA
- a CDS encoding N-methylhydantoinase A/acetone carboxylase subunit beta-like protein — protein sequence MNYSISFLIEEKHISGLLAMEDLIIATTRLAYEDLAYALNNGLNQLLKQTFINPQEIKTIFITTDFLNLFGVGKIIKHRIGYIRYLPKITRNNPPLEHSPLAKLIETATVDSFESLEAAIKSMGKKKINLLAINPSFFSWRYLTKQTVSPLVEKHLGPLPIVMGTIFNKIGYTERENLLLTNALLVLGVGQFYDQLAKAMGSLGITAKILTLRSNGMLMTESKARQYPIYTVKAPLAACFLSSEHPFSRYVIKVIEGDKQLVFGMTEKGLPHAPMAPLHCQQVPLKLSHPYTQSIPLPAKQPYDDLREAIKEILASFNMADESLPVVLQVNQRELKTLLFRICQRLYLPVWEAANSSQTGVLVAPICLEHECYLSDYTGPRRSEIQAALWEKLYQELQSENLTSLGEWSKFWDERYIRYLPEQAALIRFGLFSRCK from the coding sequence ATGAATTATTCCATTAGTTTTCTGATCGAAGAAAAACATATTTCTGGCCTGCTGGCCATGGAAGACCTTATAATAGCAACCACTAGGCTGGCCTATGAAGATTTAGCCTATGCCCTCAATAATGGATTAAACCAATTGTTAAAGCAGACATTCATTAACCCACAGGAAATTAAAACCATCTTCATTACCACTGACTTTTTAAACCTCTTTGGGGTTGGCAAAATTATCAAGCATAGAATTGGCTATATTCGTTATCTACCTAAAATAACTAGAAACAATCCTCCCCTTGAACACTCTCCCCTGGCAAAACTGATTGAGACAGCAACGGTGGATAGTTTTGAAAGCCTGGAAGCTGCCATAAAAAGTATGGGCAAAAAAAAAATAAACCTGTTGGCCATTAATCCTTCTTTCTTTTCCTGGCGGTATTTAACTAAACAGACGGTCAGTCCTTTGGTTGAAAAACACCTTGGTCCGTTACCGATTGTGATGGGTACTATCTTTAACAAGATTGGTTATACAGAACGAGAGAATCTACTATTAACCAATGCATTATTAGTGCTGGGGGTTGGCCAATTTTATGACCAATTGGCTAAGGCTATGGGTAGCCTGGGTATTACCGCAAAGATTCTCACCTTACGCAGCAACGGCATGTTAATGACCGAATCAAAGGCACGCCAGTACCCTATTTATACAGTTAAGGCGCCGTTGGCAGCCTGTTTTCTGTCCAGCGAACACCCATTTTCCCGATATGTCATTAAGGTGATCGAAGGGGATAAACAACTGGTTTTTGGAATGACAGAAAAGGGGTTGCCCCATGCACCTATGGCTCCCCTTCACTGCCAGCAGGTGCCATTAAAGTTGTCCCACCCCTATACACAATCCATCCCATTACCAGCCAAACAGCCCTATGATGATTTGCGGGAAGCCATTAAGGAAATATTAGCATCCTTTAATATGGCCGATGAATCTTTACCAGTTGTGCTGCAAGTGAACCAACGGGAGTTAAAAACACTTTTGTTTCGAATTTGTCAACGCCTTTACTTGCCGGTATGGGAAGCGGCTAACTCCAGCCAAACAGGGGTTTTAGTCGCACCCATTTGCCTCGAACATGAATGCTACCTTTCCGATTATACCGGCCCGAGACGCTCGGAAATACAGGCCGCTCTGTGGGAAAAGCTTTATCAGGAACTCCAATCTGAAAATTTAACGTCCCTTGGGGAATGGTCAAAATTCTGGGACGAACGCTATATCCGTTACCTGCCGGAACAAGCAGCTCTGATCCGTTTTGGTTTATTCAGTCGTTGTAAATAA